Genomic DNA from bacterium:
GGGTTGAGAAACAGGCGACATTCGTCGACGAGATCGGCTTCGAGCGCAAGCCCCGCAAGCTCGGCGCCGCCAATGAAGAGGTCGTGCTCTGTTTCCCGCTTGAGCTTCCGAATAGCCTCGAGGTCGAAGTCCCGCTCGACACGCGTGTTGCGGGTCGTAGCGCCCGTCAGCGTTCGTGAAAAGACGATCTTCTCGGCGTTCTGCCAGACTCGCGCGAAGTCGCGGTGTTCGGGCGGATAGCCCTCCACCGGCGCATCCCAGTAGGCCATCGTCTCATACAGTCGCCGCCCATAGAGATGGGTTCCGATCGGCCGCAGCAACTCAGTGATGAACGAAAAGTGAACTTGATCGGGAATGACCCAATCGAAGGCACCGGTTTCGTCCTCCACGTAACCGTCGAGCGACGTATTGGTGATGTAGATCAACTTCGACATACGAGCGGACATTTCCAGTTTGACACCTGAACTCCTCCGCAAAGGTATCCACCCTGGCTCTTCCCGTTCAGGGTCCTTCCCCGCCGACCTCCGAAAGCCCGTTTGTGCCCTGTTTGGACCCCCGACGCCCGGTACGGCTGCGTTGCCAACCGTGTCAGGTGTCCTTCCGCGAGCAGTAGCCAATAGTACCGGGCGTGCTTCACGAGCCGACCACCCGTCCGGATCAGCCGCTGCTGCAGGCTCGTGAGCGACCACGTGTCGATCCGCTTCGGCAGCGCGAGCCGCCGCCATAGGTTCCCCAGGTTGTAGGCGATCACGCTCAGAGCGAGCCGTACTTCGTTCGCGCGGAACCGGTGGCAGCTCAGCCGCGTCATCTTCACCGCCAACTTGCCTCCCCTGATCCATTGCTCCGCCGTCCCCCGCTTATTGTAGAACCGCACGACCGCCCGACTGTCCATCTCCAAAGTCGTCACGATGAAGCCCACTCGAGGAAACAGCTCTCCACAGTGAAACTCGATCTTCGCGACCACCCGCCGCGCCGTTGTCCAACTGGCGGCCTGGTAACGGAAACTCTTGTACCGGACCACCGGGGTGTGACTGGGGCGTCCGACGGACCGCCGGAGCAACTCCTCGACCTCGCGCTCCAGGATGTCATTGGATGGGATGCGGATCGCGTACCTGACGCCCCGCTTCTCTAAAGCCTCGTAGAGCTCCGGCTTGGCGAACGCGGCATCAGCACGCTCGACCACGTCCTTGCCCTGTTGCTGCTGTCGCTCAATCTCCGGCAGAAGCACTTCCTCCCACTGCTCAGCACTATGGACGTTCCCCGGGCGCATGGAGCGGATATTGCGAGATGGCCGCAAAACCCATTGTGACAACGCCGTTACCTGTCTTTGACCCGCGCGTGACCCCCGAGGGTGCACTATTTGTATAGGGGTTGGGTTTGTGGGGGTACGGCGATGAGGCGTGGCATAGCTCTGGCACTCCTCGCGGCGGCTGGCCCCGGCTTGCCGCTGGCCGGCGCGGCGGCGGGGTCGGCTGGCATAGCGGTGGTGCAGTTTCCTATCTTCACGAGTGCCGTGATCGCTACTGGCGACGACCCTTCGCCGGTCGTTCAGTACAAAGTGACCGTCCAGGAGTCGGCATATGGCGATTAGCTCACGGGCGGACAGCAAGGCGATGATTCCCGGGGCCGACCGTCACGCCGGCGGGCGCGTCCTTGTGGTGGACGACGATCGCCACATCGTCGAACTCATCTGCTACAATCTTCGCCACGAAGGGTTCGACGTCGATGTCGCCTACGATGGCCGCGAGGCTATCGAAAAAGTGCGCACGGCGTCCCCGGACCTCGTGATACTGGATCTCATGCTCCCGTACGTGGATGGGCTGGAAGTGTGCCGCGACCTGCGCAGACAGGGGCGCGTGCCGATCCTCATGCTCACCGCGAAAGACGCCGAATACGACCGCGTCCTGGGCCTGGAGTCCGGCGCGGACGATTACGTGACAAAGCCGTTCAGTCCGCGCGAACTCGTGGCGCGGGTGCGCGCGATTCTCCGGCGCGCCGGGGACCAGGGCGGGCACGCGGAGACCGCGCTGGCCTGCGGACACCTCGCGCTCGACGCGACCACGCACGAAGTGCGGCTCGGCGACCGTCTCATCGACCTCACGGCCAAAGAATTCGATCTGCTGCGGCTGCTGATGAGCCACCCCAACCAGGTCTTCACGCGCGATTTCCTGTTGGAACACATCTGGGGCTACGAGTATGTCGGCAGCACGCGCACCGTCGACATGCACATGAGCCGTCTGCGCGAGAAGATCGAGGACGATCCCGACGCACCGCGCTTCATCGTCACGGTGCGCGGCGTCGGGTACAAACTGAAGAAGGACGCGCGATGAATATCGGCAGCCTACGCTGGAAGCTGACGGTGAGCCACCTCCTGCTGGTGGTGTTTTCGCTGACCGTGGTGGCCTCGTACCTCGTGCCCGCCCTGGTGCGATTGCAAAGGGATCGGTACCAGCAGAGCGTCCTCACCGAGGCACGGATGGCCGCGCGAATGCTCGCGCGGTACCAGAGCGAGGGGCTGACGCTTGCCCAACTCGACGCGGTCGCCGACACGTTGGCGTGGCGCAAGGAGGTGTATATCGGCGTCAAGGACGCGGAGGGGCGCCCGCCTGCGACCAGCCGGTGGGCCGGCAGCGGCCCCGTCCCGCCGGAGGTGGCTGCGGCCCTCCACGGCGGACGTGCCCCCGTGGACACCCGCTATGATCCGGTGCTGCACGACACGCGGCTGTATGCCGCGGCGCCGCTTGTCTCGGACGGCCGCGTCACCGGCGTGGTGCAGGTGAGCGTGCCGCAGGTCTGGATGCGGGACGTGTTGATGCGCCTCTGGGAGGCGCTGGGGAGCGCGCTGCTCCTCGGCGTCGCCGCGGCGTGGTTCCTCGGCGCGCGGCGGGCGCGGACGCTGTCCGCGCCAGTGCAAGACCTCGCCCGCGCCGCCGACCGGATCGCTCGCGGCGATGTGGACAGCCGCGCGGTCGTGGCCAGCCGCGATGAGATCGGGTACCTCGCCCGCGCGTTCAACACGATGGGCGAGCAGTTGCGGCAGAAGCTTGACGCGCTGACTGAGGAACGCACAAAGATCGAAGCCATCATCAGTTCCATGAGCGACGCGGTGGTCGCGACCGACCGCGCGGGCCGGCTGCTGTTGCGGAACGGGGCGGCCCGGGATCTGCTCGGCATCCGCTCG
This window encodes:
- a CDS encoding IS1380 family transposase; its protein translation is MRPGNVHSAEQWEEVLLPEIERQQQQGKDVVERADAAFAKPELYEALEKRGVRYAIRIPSNDILEREVEELLRRSVGRPSHTPVVRYKSFRYQAASWTTARRVVAKIEFHCGELFPRVGFIVTTLEMDSRAVVRFYNKRGTAEQWIRGGKLAVKMTRLSCHRFRANEVRLALSVIAYNLGNLWRRLALPKRIDTWSLTSLQQRLIRTGGRLVKHARYYWLLLAEGHLTRLATQPYRASGVQTGHKRAFGGRRGRTLNGKSQGGYLCGGVQVSNWKCPLVCRS
- a CDS encoding dihydrofolate reductase family protein, with amino-acid sequence MSKLIYITNTSLDGYVEDETGAFDWVIPDQVHFSFITELLRPIGTHLYGRRLYETMAYWDAPVEGYPPEHRDFARVWQNAEKIVFSRTLTGATTRNTRVERDFDLEAIRKLKRETEHDLFIGGAELAGLALEADLVDECRLFLNPVIVGGGKPAFRAALRRNLELLETRGFSTGVIHLLYRIRGGGS
- a CDS encoding response regulator transcription factor — protein: MAISSRADSKAMIPGADRHAGGRVLVVDDDRHIVELICYNLRHEGFDVDVAYDGREAIEKVRTASPDLVILDLMLPYVDGLEVCRDLRRQGRVPILMLTAKDAEYDRVLGLESGADDYVTKPFSPRELVARVRAILRRAGDQGGHAETALACGHLALDATTHEVRLGDRLIDLTAKEFDLLRLLMSHPNQVFTRDFLLEHIWGYEYVGSTRTVDMHMSRLREKIEDDPDAPRFIVTVRGVGYKLKKDAR